In Streptomyces chartreusis, the following proteins share a genomic window:
- a CDS encoding diacylglycerol/lipid kinase family protein, with protein MRALLVVNPAATTTSARTRDVLIHALASEMKLEAVTTEYRGHARDLGRQAAESDDVDLVVALGGDGTVNEVVNGLLHNGPDPEGLPGLAVVPGGSTNVFARALGLPNDAVEATGALLDALREGSERTVGMGIAAGTPGTEDEGVPERWFTFCAGLGFDAGVVGRVEQQRERGKKSTHALYLRQVVRQFIQEPNRRHGTITLERPGEDPVTDLVLSIVCNTAPWTYLGNRPVYAAPKASFDTGLDVLGLSRMSTVAVARYATQLLTSSPERGAHGKHAVTLHDLDQFTLHSKVPLPLQMDGDHLGLRTSVTFTGVRRALRVIV; from the coding sequence ATGCGTGCACTTCTCGTGGTCAATCCGGCAGCAACCACCACAAGCGCACGTACGCGCGATGTCCTGATCCATGCGCTCGCCAGCGAGATGAAGCTGGAGGCGGTCACCACCGAGTACCGCGGCCACGCCCGGGACCTCGGCCGGCAGGCGGCGGAGAGCGACGACGTCGACCTGGTGGTCGCCCTCGGCGGCGACGGCACCGTGAACGAGGTCGTGAACGGACTGCTGCACAACGGCCCCGACCCGGAGGGCCTCCCCGGCCTCGCCGTGGTCCCCGGCGGCTCGACCAATGTCTTCGCCCGCGCACTCGGTCTGCCGAACGACGCCGTGGAGGCGACCGGCGCCCTGCTCGACGCGCTGCGCGAGGGCAGCGAACGCACGGTCGGCATGGGTATCGCGGCGGGCACCCCGGGCACCGAGGACGAGGGCGTCCCGGAGAGATGGTTCACCTTCTGCGCGGGGCTCGGCTTCGACGCGGGCGTGGTCGGCCGGGTCGAGCAGCAGCGCGAGCGCGGAAAGAAATCCACGCACGCCCTTTATCTGCGCCAGGTGGTACGTCAGTTCATCCAGGAGCCCAACCGCCGGCACGGCACCATCACACTGGAGCGGCCGGGCGAGGACCCGGTGACCGATTTGGTGCTGTCCATAGTCTGCAACACCGCTCCGTGGACGTATCTGGGTAATCGTCCGGTGTACGCGGCACCTAAGGCTTCGTTCGATACGGGCCTCGACGTACTCGGTCTCAGCCGGATGTCCACGGTCGCGGTTGCCCGGTATGCGACCCAGTTGCTCACTTCGTCCCCCGAGCGGGGGGCGCACGGGAAGCATGCGGTCACGCTTCACGACCTTGACCAGTTCACCTTGCATTCGAAGGTGCCGTTGCCCCTTCAGATGGACGGCGACCACCTCGGGCTGCGTACGAGCGTGACGTTCACAGGCGTACGCCGTGCACTGCGTGTGATTGTGTGA
- a CDS encoding WhiB family transcriptional regulator, giving the protein MDWRHNAVCREEDPELFFPIGNTGPALLQIEEAKAVCRRCPVMDQCLQWALESGQDSGVWGGLSEDERRAMKRRAARNRARQASA; this is encoded by the coding sequence ATGGACTGGCGTCACAACGCCGTTTGCCGCGAGGAAGACCCCGAGCTCTTCTTCCCCATCGGCAACACCGGTCCTGCGCTGCTGCAGATCGAGGAAGCCAAGGCCGTCTGCCGCCGCTGCCCCGTTATGGATCAGTGTCTGCAGTGGGCGCTCGAGTCCGGCCAGGACTCCGGCGTCTGGGGTGGTCTCAGCGAGGACGAGCGCCGCGCCATGAAGCGCCGCGCCGCCCGCAACCGGGCCCGTCAGGCCTCCGCCTGA
- a CDS encoding sensor histidine kinase: MNELVRQHTALDDSDLEWLHLLVSEWQLLSDLSFADLVLWVPTSDGTRYVSVAQMRPNTGPTSYQDDMVGHLVPRGRRPMLDAALDEGRIVREGDPEWREEVPVRVESIPVRRDGRVLGVIARNTNLLTVRTPSRLELTYLQSASDLAQMIAAGSFPFANQQVDMDASPRVGDGLIRLDADGLVQYASPNALSAYHRLGLASDLVGQHLGMTTAELAPTHGPVDEALAKVASGWAPREFEIEANDGVIQFRAIPLKPKGTRIGSLVLLRDVTELRRREQELITKDATIREIHHRVKNNLQTVAALLRLQARRIESERGREALEEAVRRVGSIAIVHETLSQNLDERVEFDEIADRVLAMVAEISPGKVNGRRTGRFGILDAEVATPLSMVLTEILQNALEHGFREGETGTVEVAAVRGGTTKQVRLLVTVQDDGVGLPEGFDPHTAGNLGLQIVRTLVEGELGGTFDMVPAPERGTRVILDIPVRAQK, translated from the coding sequence ATGAACGAACTCGTACGCCAGCACACGGCCCTCGACGACTCCGACCTCGAGTGGCTCCACCTGCTGGTCTCGGAGTGGCAGTTGCTCTCCGACCTCTCCTTCGCCGACCTCGTGCTGTGGGTCCCCACCAGTGACGGCACCCGCTATGTCTCCGTGGCGCAGATGCGGCCCAACACCGGCCCGACCTCGTACCAGGACGACATGGTCGGCCACCTCGTCCCGCGCGGCCGGCGCCCGATGCTGGACGCCGCGCTCGACGAGGGCCGGATCGTGCGGGAGGGCGACCCCGAGTGGCGCGAGGAGGTGCCGGTCCGCGTCGAGTCGATTCCGGTACGACGGGACGGGCGCGTCCTGGGTGTCATCGCGCGCAACACCAACCTGCTGACCGTGCGCACCCCGAGCCGGCTGGAGCTCACGTACCTCCAGAGCGCCTCGGACCTCGCGCAGATGATCGCGGCCGGATCGTTCCCGTTCGCCAATCAGCAGGTCGACATGGACGCCTCGCCGCGCGTCGGCGACGGCCTGATCCGCCTGGACGCCGACGGCCTCGTCCAGTACGCCTCGCCGAACGCGCTGTCGGCCTACCACCGCCTCGGCCTCGCCTCCGACCTCGTCGGCCAGCACCTGGGCATGACCACCGCCGAACTCGCCCCGACCCACGGGCCGGTGGACGAGGCGCTCGCCAAGGTCGCCAGCGGATGGGCGCCCCGCGAGTTCGAGATCGAGGCGAACGACGGGGTCATCCAGTTCCGCGCGATCCCGCTCAAGCCCAAGGGCACCCGCATCGGTTCGCTGGTCCTGCTCCGGGACGTCACCGAACTGCGCCGCCGCGAGCAGGAGTTGATCACCAAGGACGCGACCATCCGGGAGATCCACCACCGGGTGAAGAACAACCTCCAGACGGTCGCGGCCCTGCTCCGTCTCCAGGCCCGGCGCATCGAGTCCGAACGCGGTCGCGAGGCACTGGAGGAGGCGGTCCGGCGCGTCGGTTCGATCGCGATCGTGCACGAGACGCTCTCCCAGAACCTCGACGAGCGTGTGGAGTTCGACGAGATCGCCGACCGGGTGCTGGCGATGGTCGCCGAGATCTCGCCCGGCAAGGTCAACGGCCGGCGCACCGGCCGGTTCGGCATCCTGGACGCCGAGGTCGCCACCCCGCTGTCGATGGTCCTGACCGAGATCCTTCAGAACGCCCTGGAGCACGGCTTCCGCGAGGGCGAGACCGGCACGGTCGAGGTCGCGGCGGTCCGCGGCGGCACCACGAAGCAGGTGCGCCTCCTGGTCACGGTCCAGGACGACGGCGTGGGCCTGCCCGAGGGATTCGACCCGCACACCGCGGGCAACCTCGGCCTCCAGATCGTACGGACCCTGGTCGAGGGGGAGTTGGGCGGCACGTTCGACATGGTCCCGGCGCCGGAGCGGGGGACCAGGGTGATACTCGACATCCCGGTGCGGGCGCAGAAGTAG
- a CDS encoding TetR/AcrR family transcriptional regulator, which yields MVSGKETKLTEQGEAGGGKARAAAPTSDRPLGAAKTRGRPRSFDRETALEKAILAFWERGYEATSVSDLTRAMDIGAPSLYAAFGDKRSLFEEVVRVYSSRYAAFADHALADAPTSRDAVERTLREAAGAYTEPGRPHGCLIAHAAINCTTPEVATSLRDRRNATIAAFEGRIEEDIAAGALPAGADAGALARHTGAMIQGMSQQARDGASREELEALVEIAMAIWPRT from the coding sequence ATGGTGAGCGGCAAGGAAACGAAGCTGACGGAGCAGGGGGAGGCGGGGGGCGGCAAGGCTCGCGCCGCGGCGCCGACGAGCGACCGCCCCCTCGGCGCGGCCAAGACCCGTGGCCGCCCCCGGTCCTTCGATCGCGAGACCGCCCTGGAGAAGGCGATCCTGGCCTTCTGGGAGCGGGGCTACGAGGCGACCTCCGTCTCCGACCTCACGCGCGCCATGGACATCGGCGCACCGAGCCTCTATGCCGCGTTCGGCGACAAGCGCTCCCTCTTCGAAGAGGTCGTCCGCGTCTACTCCTCGCGCTACGCAGCGTTCGCCGACCACGCTCTCGCCGATGCGCCCACCTCGCGCGACGCCGTCGAGCGCACCCTGCGGGAAGCCGCCGGCGCGTACACCGAACCCGGCCGTCCGCACGGCTGCCTGATCGCCCACGCGGCCATCAACTGCACCACCCCGGAGGTCGCGACCTCCCTGCGTGACCGTCGCAACGCCACCATCGCCGCCTTCGAGGGCCGTATCGAAGAGGACATCGCCGCGGGTGCCCTCCCTGCCGGCGCCGACGCCGGCGCACTGGCCCGGCACACCGGCGCGATGATCCAGGGCATGTCACAACAGGCGCGCGACGGGGCGAGCCGGGAGGAACTGGAGGCACTCGTGGAAATTGCCATGGCCATCTGGCCCCGCACATGA
- a CDS encoding SDR family oxidoreductase has product MGVLTGRTALVTGASRGIGRAIAERLAHDGARVAVHYGSNEAAAKETVASIEAGGGSAFAIRAELGVPGDAETLWQAFDRHAQGVDVLINNAGMALFASIGETDEEAYDRTHAVNAKAPFFIIKHGLRRLRDEGRIINVTAATDAAIAPIAATHMAKGAVTTLTRSLAAELAPRGITANSVGPGFIDTDLTSGALADPGIRAHAKGVSVFGRVGTTSDVADVVAFLASPDSRWVTGQHIDATGGSLLSLH; this is encoded by the coding sequence ATGGGCGTGCTTACGGGCAGGACGGCACTGGTCACGGGGGCGAGCAGGGGGATCGGACGGGCGATCGCCGAGCGGCTGGCGCATGACGGGGCACGGGTCGCCGTGCACTACGGCAGCAATGAGGCGGCGGCGAAGGAGACGGTCGCCTCGATCGAGGCCGGGGGCGGCAGCGCGTTCGCGATCCGCGCCGAACTGGGCGTGCCCGGTGACGCCGAGACCTTGTGGCAGGCCTTCGATCGACATGCGCAGGGCGTGGACGTCCTGATCAACAACGCGGGGATGGCTCTCTTCGCCTCCATCGGCGAGACGGACGAGGAGGCCTACGACCGCACGCACGCGGTCAACGCGAAGGCACCGTTCTTCATCATCAAGCACGGCCTACGACGGCTGCGCGACGAGGGCCGGATCATCAACGTCACGGCGGCCACGGACGCCGCCATCGCGCCGATCGCCGCCACTCACATGGCCAAGGGCGCGGTCACGACCCTGACCCGCTCACTCGCGGCCGAGCTGGCGCCTCGCGGCATCACGGCCAACTCCGTCGGGCCCGGCTTCATAGACACGGACCTGACGAGCGGGGCGCTCGCCGATCCCGGCATACGTGCGCACGCCAAGGGCGTCTCGGTCTTCGGCCGGGTCGGCACCACGTCCGACGTCGCGGACGTGGTGGCGTTCCTGGCGTCACCCGACTCCCGCTGGGTCACGGGGCAGCACATCGACGCGACGGGGGGATCGCTGCTGAGCCTGCATTAG
- a CDS encoding SIS domain-containing protein, translated as MTTTTPYPPDPQAPHNELPGRIMAREMAEQPAVLRRILSQGAPAIHQVAREIAARSPRFVLLTARGTSDNAALYAKYLLEIRLGLPCGLASMSTITAYGARPDLTDVLVITVSQSGGSPDLVASTQAAREAGAITLAVTNNPDSPLAGVSEYHLDIMAGPERALPATKTYTASLLALYLFVEGLRDGEGSAAEALPDIAEQLLARQDEVRALAARYRFAERMVITSRGYGYPTAKEAALKLMETSYIPALSYSGADLLHGPLAMVDNVSPVIAVVPDGKGGEALRPVLDRLRGRGADLVVIGPRQQVEQASAGFTLPTEDVAEELQPILEILPLQLLAYEVTIARGQDPDAPRALAKVTETR; from the coding sequence ATGACCACCACGACCCCGTACCCGCCCGACCCCCAGGCCCCGCACAACGAGCTCCCCGGCCGCATCATGGCCCGCGAGATGGCCGAACAGCCCGCCGTGCTGCGCCGGATCCTGTCCCAGGGCGCCCCCGCCATCCACCAGGTCGCCCGCGAGATCGCCGCCCGCTCCCCGCGCTTCGTCCTGCTCACGGCCCGAGGCACCTCCGACAACGCCGCGCTCTACGCCAAGTACCTCCTGGAGATCCGCCTCGGCCTGCCCTGCGGTCTGGCCTCGATGTCGACGATCACGGCCTACGGTGCCCGCCCCGACCTCACCGACGTACTCGTCATCACCGTCAGCCAGTCCGGCGGCTCCCCGGACCTGGTCGCCTCGACGCAGGCCGCCCGCGAGGCCGGCGCGATCACCCTCGCGGTGACCAACAACCCCGACTCCCCGCTGGCCGGCGTCTCCGAGTACCACCTCGACATCATGGCCGGACCGGAACGGGCCCTCCCCGCGACCAAGACCTATACGGCCTCCCTCCTTGCCCTGTACCTCTTCGTCGAAGGCCTGCGCGACGGCGAGGGCAGCGCAGCCGAGGCCCTCCCCGACATCGCCGAGCAACTGCTCGCGCGGCAGGACGAGGTCCGCGCCCTCGCCGCCCGCTACCGCTTCGCCGAGCGCATGGTGATCACCTCCCGCGGCTACGGCTACCCCACGGCCAAGGAAGCCGCCCTCAAGCTCATGGAGACCAGCTACATCCCCGCGCTCTCCTACTCCGGCGCCGACCTCCTGCACGGCCCGCTCGCCATGGTCGACAACGTCTCCCCGGTCATCGCGGTCGTCCCCGACGGCAAGGGCGGCGAGGCCCTCCGGCCCGTCCTCGACCGGCTCCGCGGCCGCGGAGCCGACCTGGTCGTCATCGGCCCCCGGCAGCAGGTCGAGCAGGCCTCGGCCGGCTTCACCCTGCCCACCGAGGACGTCGCCGAGGAACTCCAGCCGATCCTGGAGATCCTCCCGCTCCAGCTCCTGGCCTACGAGGTCACCATCGCCCGCGGCCAGGACCCGGACGCGCCGCGGGCTCTGGCGAAGGTGACGGAGACTCGCTGA
- the nagB gene encoding glucosamine-6-phosphate deaminase, with protein MEVVIVPDAKAGGELIAEAMAQLLGRKPDAVLGVATGSTPLPIYAALAAKVHSGAVDVSRARIAQLDEYVGLPAEHPESYRSVLRSEVLEPLGIGMDAFMGPDGTAEDVQGACEAYDAALAAAGGVDLQVLGIGTDGHIGFNEPCSSLASRTRIKTLTEQTRIDNARFFDGDIEQVPHHVITQGIGTILEARHLVLLATGEGKADAVAATVEGPVAAVCPASALQLHPHATVVVDEAAASKLKLADYFRHTYVNKPDWQGI; from the coding sequence GTGGAAGTTGTCATCGTTCCGGACGCCAAGGCGGGTGGCGAGCTGATAGCCGAGGCCATGGCTCAGCTCCTCGGGCGCAAGCCCGACGCCGTGCTCGGCGTGGCCACCGGGTCGACGCCGCTGCCCATCTACGCGGCGCTGGCGGCCAAGGTGCACTCCGGTGCCGTGGACGTCTCGCGGGCGCGGATCGCGCAGCTCGACGAATACGTTGGGCTGCCCGCCGAACACCCCGAGTCCTACCGTTCGGTGCTGCGGAGCGAGGTGCTGGAGCCGCTCGGGATCGGGATGGACGCGTTCATGGGGCCGGACGGTACGGCCGAGGACGTGCAGGGTGCGTGCGAGGCGTACGACGCCGCGCTGGCCGCCGCCGGGGGCGTTGACCTCCAGGTGCTGGGGATCGGGACCGACGGGCACATCGGGTTCAACGAGCCCTGTTCGTCGCTGGCTTCGCGGACGCGGATCAAGACGCTGACCGAGCAGACCCGGATCGACAACGCGCGGTTCTTCGACGGGGACATCGAGCAGGTGCCGCATCACGTCATCACGCAGGGCATCGGCACGATCCTGGAGGCGCGGCACCTGGTGCTGCTGGCGACCGGCGAGGGCAAGGCGGACGCCGTGGCGGCGACCGTCGAGGGGCCGGTCGCGGCCGTATGCCCGGCCTCGGCGCTGCAACTGCACCCGCACGCCACGGTCGTGGTCGACGAGGCCGCCGCGTCGAAGCTGAAGCTGGCCGACTACTTCCGGCACACGTACGTCAACAAGCCGGACTGGCAAGGGATCTGA
- a CDS encoding helix-turn-helix transcriptional regulator, with protein sequence MSEQVHNRLAMVRAERKVSRQSLAEAVGAHYQTIGYIERGQYNPSLDLALKIAKFFDLPVEALFSLEPFRPLTDEVYGRKQP encoded by the coding sequence ATGAGCGAGCAGGTGCACAACAGGTTGGCGATGGTGCGTGCCGAGCGCAAGGTGTCGCGCCAGAGCCTGGCCGAGGCAGTGGGTGCCCACTACCAGACCATCGGCTACATCGAGCGGGGGCAGTACAACCCGAGCCTCGACCTGGCATTGAAGATCGCGAAGTTCTTCGATCTGCCGGTCGAGGCGCTGTTCTCCCTCGAACCGTTCCGCCCGCTCACGGACGAGGTCTACGGGAGGAAACAGCCATGA
- a CDS encoding glycoside hydrolase family 3 protein — protein MTTFASGTDTLTRDALTVLQPGFTGTTAPDWLLRRLGEGLASVGLFGRNIATPEQVAALTAQLRAERDDVLVAIDEEGGDVTRLEVRTGSSFPGNHALGAVDDVELTREVAAELGRRLAACGVNLNWAPSADVNSNPANPVIGVRSFGADTALVARHTAAYVTGLQSAGVAACTKHFPGHGDTAVDSHHAMPRIDADAAVLTERELAPFRAAIAAGSRAVMSAHILVPALDPDHPATLSRTVLTDLLRGELGYTGLIVTDGMEMQAIAATYGIERGSVLAIAAGADAICVGGGLSDDETVRRLRDALVAAVRSGELPEARLAEAAERVRELARWTATVAPAADGTGREDIGLVAARRALRLTAPSPFTPFTEAPFVAAFTPVANIAVGDETPWGVAAEVARLLPGTETGSYTGEDAARAALEAAGDRRIVAVVRDEHRHPWMAAALDALLASRPDTVIVEMGVPQAPPRGALHIATYGAARVCGRAAAEVIAGE, from the coding sequence ATGACGACATTCGCCAGCGGTACCGACACCCTCACGCGCGACGCGCTGACGGTTCTCCAGCCCGGCTTCACCGGCACCACCGCCCCCGACTGGCTGCTGCGCCGGCTCGGCGAGGGCCTCGCCTCCGTCGGCCTGTTCGGCCGCAATATCGCCACGCCCGAGCAGGTGGCCGCGCTGACGGCCCAGTTGCGGGCGGAGCGCGACGACGTGCTGGTCGCGATCGACGAGGAAGGGGGTGATGTGACACGACTGGAGGTCAGGACCGGCTCCAGCTTCCCCGGCAACCACGCCCTCGGCGCGGTGGACGACGTCGAGCTGACCCGTGAGGTGGCCGCCGAACTCGGGCGCCGCCTCGCCGCCTGCGGGGTGAACCTCAACTGGGCCCCGTCCGCGGACGTGAACTCCAACCCGGCGAACCCGGTGATCGGCGTGCGCTCCTTCGGCGCCGACACCGCCCTCGTCGCCCGCCACACCGCCGCCTATGTCACCGGCCTCCAGTCGGCCGGCGTCGCGGCCTGCACCAAGCACTTCCCGGGCCACGGCGACACGGCGGTCGACTCCCACCACGCCATGCCCCGCATCGACGCGGACGCCGCGGTGCTCACCGAGCGCGAACTCGCCCCGTTCCGCGCGGCGATCGCCGCCGGCTCGCGGGCGGTGATGAGCGCGCACATCCTCGTCCCCGCCCTGGACCCGGACCACCCGGCGACCCTGTCCCGCACCGTCCTGACCGACCTCCTGCGCGGCGAACTCGGCTACACCGGCCTCATCGTCACCGACGGCATGGAGATGCAGGCCATCGCCGCCACCTACGGCATCGAACGCGGCAGCGTCCTCGCCATCGCGGCCGGCGCGGACGCGATCTGCGTGGGCGGCGGGCTCTCGGACGACGAGACGGTACGGCGCCTGCGGGACGCGCTCGTCGCGGCGGTCCGCTCCGGCGAACTCCCCGAGGCCCGGCTGGCGGAGGCGGCGGAACGCGTCCGCGAACTGGCCCGCTGGACGGCGACGGTGGCACCGGCGGCCGACGGCACCGGGCGCGAGGACATCGGCCTCGTCGCGGCCCGCCGCGCCCTGCGGCTGACCGCCCCGTCCCCGTTCACCCCGTTCACCGAGGCGCCCTTCGTCGCCGCGTTCACCCCGGTCGCGAACATCGCGGTCGGCGACGAGACCCCGTGGGGCGTGGCCGCCGAGGTGGCCCGCCTCCTCCCCGGCACGGAGACGGGCAGCTACACGGGCGAGGACGCGGCCCGGGCCGCCCTCGAAGCGGCCGGCGACCGCCGGATCGTGGCCGTGGTCCGTGACGAACACCGCCACCCCTGGATGGCGGCCGCCCTGGACGCCCTCCTCGCCTCCCGCCCCGACACGGTCATCGTCGAGATGGGCGTCCCCCAGGCACCCCCGCGAGGCGCCCTGCACATCGCCACCTACGGGGCGGCCCGGGTGTGCGGGCGCGCGGCGGCGGAGGTCATCGCCGGAGAGTGA
- a CDS encoding carbohydrate ABC transporter permease, translated as MKRSLFGRVWPNATAVVLCIGFVFPVYWMIATAFKPTGDIVSEDPVWFPTDVTLEHFRTATGADHFWTFVTNSLTVTVLAVVFSLVIALAGSFALARMRFRGRRGFIIGFMLAQMAPWEVMIIAMYMIVRDASMLNSLVPLTAFYTMMILPFTVLTLRGFVAAVPAELEESAMVDGCTRMQAFRRVILPLLAPGLMATSMFGFITAWNEFALVLVLNKDAEAQTLPLWLTSFQTVFGNDWGATMAASTLFAVPILILFVFLQRRAVSGLTAGAVKG; from the coding sequence GTGAAGCGTTCGCTCTTCGGCCGTGTCTGGCCCAACGCCACGGCCGTCGTCCTGTGCATCGGCTTCGTCTTCCCCGTGTACTGGATGATCGCCACGGCCTTCAAGCCGACCGGCGACATCGTCTCCGAGGACCCGGTCTGGTTCCCGACCGACGTCACCCTCGAACATTTCAGGACGGCGACCGGCGCCGACCACTTCTGGACGTTCGTCACCAACTCGCTGACCGTCACCGTCCTGGCCGTTGTGTTCTCGCTGGTCATCGCGCTGGCCGGGTCCTTCGCCCTGGCGCGGATGCGGTTCAGGGGGCGCCGCGGCTTCATCATCGGCTTCATGCTCGCCCAGATGGCACCCTGGGAAGTCATGATCATCGCGATGTACATGATCGTCCGGGACGCCTCGATGCTCAACAGCCTCGTGCCGCTGACGGCGTTCTACACGATGATGATCCTGCCGTTCACCGTCCTCACGCTGCGCGGCTTCGTCGCAGCAGTGCCCGCGGAGCTGGAGGAGTCGGCCATGGTCGACGGCTGCACCCGTATGCAGGCATTCCGCCGGGTCATCCTGCCGCTGCTCGCGCCGGGCCTGATGGCCACCTCGATGTTCGGCTTCATCACCGCCTGGAACGAGTTCGCCCTGGTCCTGGTGCTGAACAAGGACGCCGAGGCCCAGACGCTGCCGCTGTGGCTGACCAGCTTCCAGACCGTCTTCGGCAACGACTGGGGTGCCACGATGGCCGCCTCGACCCTCTTCGCCGTCCCGATCCTGATCCTCTTCGTCTTCCTGCAACGCAGGGCTGTCAGCGGCCTGACGGCCGGCGCCGTGAAGGGATAA
- a CDS encoding carbohydrate ABC transporter permease, whose translation MTVQTERPPSGPADVHKSAGGGGSGRPNPRASRIGALAPYLLLLPACVASVLLLGWPLLKDLLLSFQNLNMGQLIQHVTEWNGIDNYTEVLTGEEFWRVTLRSILFTAVNVALTMFLGGLVGLLLARLGKRMRFTLMMGLVLAWAMPVVAATTVYQWLFAQRFGVVNWVLDKLGWHSMADYSWTSDQMSTFFVVTVLIVWMSIPFVAINLYAATTTIPGELYEAAALDGAGAWKSFTTVTLPFLRPFLYATTFLEIIWIFKAFVQVYTFNQGGPDRLTEILPVYAYIEGVGNQHYGMGAAIAFLTILIMVGLTAYYLRIVLKQEKEQEEAGL comes from the coding sequence ATGACCGTGCAGACCGAACGGCCGCCCTCCGGCCCGGCGGATGTCCACAAGTCGGCGGGCGGCGGGGGATCCGGAAGGCCGAACCCGAGAGCGTCCCGCATCGGAGCGCTCGCCCCCTACCTTCTGCTGCTGCCCGCCTGCGTGGCCTCCGTGCTGCTGCTCGGCTGGCCGCTGCTCAAGGACCTGCTGCTGTCGTTCCAGAACCTCAACATGGGGCAGCTGATCCAGCACGTCACCGAGTGGAACGGCATCGACAACTACACGGAGGTCCTCACCGGCGAGGAGTTCTGGCGTGTCACCCTGCGCTCGATCCTGTTCACGGCGGTCAACGTCGCCCTGACCATGTTCCTGGGCGGGCTCGTCGGCCTGCTGCTCGCCCGGCTCGGCAAGCGCATGCGGTTCACGCTGATGATGGGCCTGGTGCTGGCCTGGGCCATGCCCGTGGTCGCCGCCACCACCGTCTACCAGTGGCTCTTCGCCCAGCGCTTCGGCGTGGTCAACTGGGTGCTGGACAAGCTCGGCTGGCACTCCATGGCCGACTACAGCTGGACCAGCGACCAGATGTCGACGTTCTTCGTCGTCACCGTGCTCATCGTCTGGATGTCCATCCCGTTCGTCGCGATCAATCTCTACGCCGCGACGACGACCATCCCGGGCGAGCTCTACGAGGCCGCCGCCCTCGACGGCGCCGGCGCCTGGAAGAGCTTCACGACGGTCACCCTGCCGTTCCTGCGGCCCTTCCTCTACGCGACCACGTTCCTGGAGATCATCTGGATCTTCAAGGCGTTCGTGCAGGTCTACACCTTCAATCAGGGCGGCCCCGACCGCCTCACCGAGATCCTGCCCGTCTACGCCTACATCGAGGGCGTCGGCAACCAGCACTACGGCATGGGTGCCGCCATCGCCTTCCTGACCATCCTGATCATGGTCGGCCTCACCGCGTACTACCTGCGAATCGTGCTCAAGCAAGAAAAGGAACAAGAGGAGGCCGGGCTGTGA